One genomic segment of Candidatus Paceibacterota bacterium includes these proteins:
- a CDS encoding AAA family ATPase: MKSAAASPAPASAAARLPLTGWALELARRWNGGTYSLFILHGNIFDLFPVQDHGNVRYESLKTFLVSRLFPERGCLLFYNISNGLSFGSAEMQKRFFKWLADYDSVENTAFHASGPPRDFLHLAPLLRRFFLRVAEEKEKWRGITLVIDFPEKLIPACEEANASMEERMNLVTFLEWAASQELARLDIGVVLVSESAAELHADLLQSPHVCQVRIDLPDAEERLRFLKSGWAEHLAGGKPTSDWSDFTSEELAARTSGLNLLRIRHFLAAAIRNGIRVTQEHVTASKKRLIEEYCQGLVRFKDPKPGVSLDRVATHAAAKQRLRELAWLIKNGKTDVLERGVLVPGRVGVGKSFLIDCFASECALPVMEMGEFRSKWVGDTERQQARILMTIRALGPVIVVVDEADAVFGTREADGDSGVSGRVFAAFAAHIGDSSLRGRELWVAMTSRPDLLAIDMKRQGRFGLCIPLFPAQGPEDVLELFATVARVKGIALAQPSLTYIRQNLGARPLTGSDVESILIRAKERAVLAKRDDDVQRRDLEEAVSSFIDPLDPELLKLQELAAVLACSDKRYLPEQYLKGDRAAHLEDFARLKLRAGRR, encoded by the coding sequence ATGAAATCCGCCGCTGCATCGCCCGCACCCGCCAGCGCCGCTGCCCGGCTGCCCCTCACCGGCTGGGCGCTCGAACTGGCCCGCCGCTGGAATGGCGGCACCTACTCGCTTTTCATCCTCCATGGCAACATCTTTGACCTCTTTCCCGTTCAGGACCATGGCAACGTCCGCTACGAATCGCTCAAGACCTTCCTCGTCAGCCGTCTGTTCCCGGAGCGCGGCTGTCTGCTTTTCTACAACATCAGCAACGGCCTGAGCTTCGGCTCCGCCGAAATGCAGAAGCGCTTCTTCAAATGGCTGGCGGATTACGACAGCGTCGAGAACACCGCCTTTCATGCCTCCGGTCCGCCGCGGGACTTCCTCCACCTGGCACCCCTGCTGCGTCGGTTTTTCCTGCGTGTTGCCGAGGAGAAAGAGAAGTGGCGAGGGATCACCCTGGTGATTGATTTTCCGGAGAAGCTCATCCCCGCCTGCGAGGAGGCCAACGCCAGCATGGAGGAGCGGATGAACCTGGTCACGTTTCTCGAGTGGGCCGCGTCGCAGGAGCTCGCCCGGTTGGATATTGGCGTCGTGCTGGTGTCTGAATCGGCTGCCGAGCTCCACGCCGACTTGCTGCAAAGTCCCCACGTCTGCCAGGTTCGCATTGATCTGCCCGATGCCGAGGAGCGGCTGCGCTTCCTCAAGTCGGGCTGGGCCGAGCACCTGGCGGGAGGCAAACCCACTTCCGATTGGAGCGATTTCACCAGCGAGGAGCTCGCGGCTCGCACCTCGGGGCTGAACCTGCTGCGCATCCGCCACTTCCTGGCCGCGGCCATCCGCAACGGCATCCGCGTGACGCAAGAGCACGTGACCGCGAGCAAAAAGCGGCTGATCGAGGAATATTGCCAGGGCCTGGTGCGCTTCAAGGACCCGAAGCCCGGCGTGAGCCTCGACCGGGTCGCCACCCATGCCGCCGCCAAGCAGCGGCTGCGCGAGCTGGCCTGGCTCATCAAGAACGGCAAGACCGACGTGCTGGAACGCGGCGTGCTCGTTCCCGGACGCGTCGGCGTCGGCAAATCTTTTCTGATTGACTGCTTTGCCAGCGAGTGCGCGCTGCCCGTCATGGAGATGGGCGAGTTTCGCTCCAAATGGGTTGGCGACACCGAGCGCCAGCAGGCGCGCATCCTCATGACCATCCGCGCCCTGGGACCGGTGATTGTGGTGGTGGATGAAGCCGACGCCGTCTTTGGCACCCGCGAGGCCGACGGCGATAGCGGCGTGTCCGGGCGCGTCTTTGCCGCCTTCGCGGCTCATATCGGGGACTCCTCCCTGCGCGGGCGCGAGCTTTGGGTGGCCATGACGTCGCGGCCGGACCTGCTGGCCATAGACATGAAGCGCCAGGGCCGCTTTGGCTTGTGCATCCCCCTGTTTCCCGCGCAGGGGCCGGAGGATGTGCTGGAGTTGTTTGCCACGGTGGCCAGGGTGAAGGGGATCGCGCTTGCCCAGCCCAGCTTAACCTACATCCGGCAAAACCTGGGTGCCCGGCCGCTCACCGGCAGCGACGTGGAGTCCATCCTCATCCGCGCCAAAGAGCGGGCGGTGCTGGCGAAGCGGGACGACGATGTGCAGCGGCGAGACCTGGAGGAGGCGGTCAGCTCCTTCATTGACCCGCTCGATCCGGAGCTGCTGAAGCTGCAGGAGCTGGCCGCCGTCCTGGCCTGCTCCGACAAGCGTTATTTGCCCGAGCAATACCTCAAGGGTGACCGCGCCGCCCATCTCGAAGACTTTGCCCGCCTCAAGCTCCGCGCCGGGCGGCGATGA